The following proteins are encoded in a genomic region of Zea mays cultivar B73 chromosome 9, Zm-B73-REFERENCE-NAM-5.0, whole genome shotgun sequence:
- the LOC100272977 gene encoding uncharacterized LOC100272977 translates to MGKAKSKGPKFAAVKKIITKKTINKYKEDVLNHKKKDVDKEKLGRNVPQVSSALFFSYNTALGPPYRVIVDTNFINFSIQNKLDLEKGMMDCLYAKCTPCITDCVMAELEKLGQKYRVALRIAKDPRFQRLACTHKGTYADDCIVERVTQHKCYIVATCDRDLKRRIRKVPGVPIMYITRHRYSIERLPEATIGGAPRI, encoded by the exons ATGGGGAAGGCAAAGAGCAAGGGCCCTAAATTCGCGGCGGTGAAGAAGATTATCACCAAGAAAACCATCAATAA ATACAAGGAGGATGTGCTgaaccacaagaagaaggacgtggACAAGGAGAAACTCGGCCGGAATGT GCCGCAGGTTTCGTCGGCGTTGTTCTTCAGCTACAACACAGCATTGGGGCCGCCGTATCGGGTGATTGTGGATACCAACTTCATCAATTTCTCGATACAGAATAAG CTGGATTTGGAGAAGGGAATGATGGATTGCCTTTATGCAAAAT GTACCCCATGTATCACGGACTGTGTTATGGCTGAGCTTGAAAAGCTGGGGCAGAAGTATCGTGTGGCCTTGAG AATTGCCAAGGACCCTAGGTTCCAAAGATTAGCATGCACACACAAGGGAACCTATGCTGATGACTGCATTGTGGAGAGGGTCACTCAG CACAAATGCTACATAGTTGCTACTTGTGATAGAGATTTGAAAAGGAGGATAAGAAAG GTTCCTGGTGTTCCAATCATGTACATCACAAGACATAGGTATTCGATAGAACGGCTCCCTGAGGCCACAATTGGTGGAG CACCAAGAATCTGA